From the Brevibacillus choshinensis genome, one window contains:
- the spo0A gene encoding sporulation transcription factor Spo0A: MSKIEVLLADDNREFVNLLEEYISSQYDMNVIGVAYNGNEVVRLLQERVPDVLILDIIMPHLDGLAVLEQIQAMRLSPQPKIIMLTAFGQEEITKKAVELGAAYYILKPFDMEVLAQRIRQMITTKASSNFVTSVKQQAPLAVRGRNLDASITSIIHEIGVPAHIKGYLYLREAITMVYNDVELLGSITKVLYPDIAKKFNTTASRVERAIRHAIEVAWSRGNLDSISSLFGYTISNTKAKPTNSEFIAMVADKLRIEAKIS; encoded by the coding sequence TTGAGCAAGATTGAAGTGTTGTTGGCAGATGATAACCGCGAATTTGTAAACCTGTTAGAAGAGTACATTAGTAGCCAGTATGACATGAATGTCATCGGCGTGGCGTACAACGGTAACGAGGTAGTCAGACTGCTCCAAGAACGTGTGCCCGATGTTCTGATTTTGGATATTATTATGCCTCATTTAGATGGATTGGCTGTATTGGAACAGATTCAGGCAATGCGTCTATCTCCACAACCCAAAATTATTATGTTGACTGCGTTTGGACAGGAAGAAATCACAAAAAAAGCGGTTGAACTGGGTGCTGCCTACTACATCCTCAAACCGTTTGACATGGAAGTGCTGGCACAACGTATTCGCCAAATGATTACGACCAAAGCATCTTCTAATTTTGTCACTTCGGTAAAGCAACAAGCTCCTCTGGCAGTGAGAGGACGCAATCTGGATGCCAGCATTACCAGCATCATTCATGAGATTGGTGTTCCAGCTCATATCAAGGGTTATTTGTATTTGCGTGAGGCCATTACGATGGTGTACAACGACGTGGAGCTGCTTGGCTCAATTACAAAAGTCCTGTACCCAGATATCGCGAAAAAGTTCAATACGACAGCCAGCCGCGTAGAACGTGCCATTCGCCATGCCATCGAGGTAGCCTGGTCCCGCGGTAATCTGGACTCCATCTCTAGTTTGTTTGGGTATACGATTTCGAATACCAAGGCGAAGCCGACCAACAGCGAGTTCATCGCCATGGTGGCGGACAAGCTGCGGATTGAGGCGAAGATTAGTTAA
- a CDS encoding beta-class carbonic anhydrase — protein sequence MHNLDEILAYNRQFVANKEYEKYHTTKFPDKRLVVLSCMDTRLEELLPKAMNMRNGDIKHVKSAGAIVSHPFGSIMRSILVAIYELNAAEVMVVGHYDCGMSAMDSSRTMTKMMEQGVSAQTFSTLQHAGINLNQWLRGFDCVDDSVKNSVETIKNHPLLPESVAVHGLLIDPVTGKLDVVVNGYENR from the coding sequence ATGCATAACCTTGATGAGATTCTCGCCTATAACCGTCAATTTGTTGCCAATAAAGAATACGAAAAATACCACACAACCAAATTTCCAGATAAACGCTTGGTTGTACTCTCTTGCATGGATACGCGCTTAGAAGAGCTCCTTCCGAAAGCGATGAATATGAGAAATGGCGACATCAAGCACGTGAAAAGTGCAGGAGCCATTGTTTCTCATCCATTTGGTAGTATCATGCGCAGTATTTTGGTGGCCATCTATGAGCTCAATGCGGCAGAAGTCATGGTCGTCGGACACTACGACTGTGGGATGAGTGCCATGGATAGCAGCCGTACGATGACGAAAATGATGGAGCAGGGTGTATCCGCACAAACGTTCTCGACGCTACAGCATGCGGGAATCAATCTGAACCAATGGCTGCGTGGATTTGATTGCGTAGACGATAGTGTAAAGAACAGCGTGGAGACGATCAAAAATCATCCTCTCCTGCCTGAAAGTGTAGCCGTACATGGTTTGTTGATCGATCCGGTAACGGGCAAACTCGATGTTGTAGTCAACGGATACGAAAATAGGTAA
- a CDS encoding metallophosphoesterase produces the protein MGDPKITTISRKSFLHKMLKIAGRLVGLGVVGGLYSYGWERQWIEVTRVPINLPGMPEAFRGTKLVHFSDLHLGHYCEPKDVQHVVNLIMLERPDLICFTGDLVDESTRYLSAIVPILQQLQAPLGKFAVLGNHDYRLQEQNVVRSKLTSSGFEVMDNRHLRLDKQGSSLYIAGIDDALFGVPDVSRAVSEIPAGETVILLAHEPDFADEAAAFPVHLQLSGHSHGGQVRIPLMGPVLTPKLSQKYVQGLYGVNNSQLQVYTTRGIGTTILPIRFFCRPEVTVLTLR, from the coding sequence ATGGGAGATCCAAAAATTACGACGATCTCTCGCAAGTCATTTCTTCATAAAATGTTGAAAATAGCAGGCCGACTGGTCGGTCTTGGTGTGGTTGGCGGCTTGTATAGCTATGGTTGGGAACGACAGTGGATAGAAGTGACGCGTGTCCCTATTAATCTGCCGGGCATGCCCGAAGCTTTTCGCGGAACGAAACTCGTCCATTTCAGTGACCTGCATCTGGGGCATTACTGTGAGCCCAAGGACGTCCAGCATGTCGTTAATCTGATTATGCTGGAACGGCCTGATCTGATCTGCTTTACGGGTGATCTAGTGGACGAGAGCACCCGCTACTTATCTGCCATCGTCCCAATACTTCAACAATTGCAAGCTCCACTCGGTAAATTCGCGGTGCTGGGAAACCATGACTACCGCCTACAGGAGCAAAATGTTGTGCGAAGCAAGTTAACCAGTAGTGGTTTTGAGGTCATGGACAACCGGCACCTCCGTCTGGACAAACAAGGGAGCTCGTTGTACATAGCGGGAATCGATGATGCTTTGTTCGGTGTACCTGACGTGTCACGGGCTGTCTCTGAGATTCCAGCAGGTGAGACTGTGATTCTTCTGGCACACGAGCCGGATTTCGCAGATGAAGCAGCCGCCTTTCCTGTTCATCTGCAATTGTCCGGGCACAGCCATGGAGGGCAAGTCCGAATTCCTCTGATGGGCCCTGTTTTGACTCCCAAGCTGTCACAGAAGTACGTGCAAGGGTTGTATGGAGTGAACAATAGTCAACTGCAGGTTTATACGACGAGAGGAATTGGGACGACGATCCTGCCGATCCGCTTCTTTTGCAGACCAGAAGTGACGGTGCTTACCTTACGTTAA
- a CDS encoding LysR family transcriptional regulator, with protein MDKESLEVFLTIARHGSINRAAQALFLAQSTVTHRLKQLERQIATTLFVRTASGVSLTAEGRRLLPIAANIVEQMRAFTEKKEQRQSMNIVAGKAFIAYELPRLIGQYRQGHPQFTCYVRSTLYEESLSALLTGTADIAFLGSEMYHPHIYQEFLPSDRILLVTAPNHPWANGFPGFPEWGTAEMVLFGNHTAPYRQRIDHFLAQNGVFPNVIMELDSFSAVKKMVEQQLGITMLPERTIREELSAGTLVAHDIADGQLLRPTLIAYLHPQKKDEAFQQFVQWIKEAY; from the coding sequence ATGGATAAAGAAAGTCTCGAAGTGTTTTTGACTATCGCTCGCCACGGGTCGATTAATCGAGCGGCGCAGGCCTTATTTCTCGCTCAGTCGACCGTTACGCATCGCCTGAAGCAGTTAGAGCGCCAAATTGCAACCACCTTGTTTGTGCGAACCGCTTCTGGTGTCTCTCTCACGGCGGAAGGTCGCCGCTTGCTACCCATCGCAGCCAACATCGTCGAACAAATGCGTGCCTTTACCGAGAAAAAAGAGCAGCGTCAATCCATGAACATCGTAGCTGGGAAGGCATTTATCGCCTATGAGCTCCCCCGCCTAATCGGGCAATATCGTCAAGGACATCCACAATTCACCTGTTACGTCCGTTCGACCTTATACGAAGAATCTCTAAGTGCTTTATTAACTGGAACGGCTGATATCGCTTTTCTCGGGAGCGAAATGTATCATCCACATATTTATCAAGAATTTTTGCCAAGTGATCGCATCCTATTGGTCACTGCCCCCAATCACCCTTGGGCAAATGGTTTTCCGGGTTTTCCTGAATGGGGAACCGCGGAAATGGTCCTCTTTGGTAATCATACTGCACCGTATCGCCAACGCATCGACCATTTTCTCGCTCAAAACGGTGTCTTTCCCAATGTCATCATGGAATTAGACAGCTTTAGCGCCGTCAAAAAAATGGTGGAGCAGCAATTGGGCATTACGATGCTACCGGAGCGGACCATCCGCGAAGAGCTATCTGCGGGAACACTTGTCGCCCACGATATCGCAGATGGACAACTGCTTCGTCCGACATTAATCGCCTACCTGCATCCCCAAAAAAAGGACGAAGCTTTTCAGCAATTCGTCCAATGGATCAAAGAAGCCTATTAA
- a CDS encoding class I SAM-dependent methyltransferase, translated as MVKKDEVKKAVQEQFGRNAEQYVQSQSHAKGDDLDLLVDWMQPQSNWTVLDIATGGGHVARKLSSHVELVVATDLTRPMLEAASRANRIAEAEHILYVQADAEGLPFLDESFDAVTCRIAAHHFPDPEAFIGEVSRVLRPGGNFLLIDNVAPDDSDLAEFMNQIEKLRDPSHVRCLSASEWRSLMDRHGLVGRMQRHRTKKFGFPQWVKRTSESEQQEQTVENALLLATDKQKDYLDMKIENGRVLTHQIEEWMVLCTKTRGDQ; from the coding sequence ATGGTAAAAAAAGATGAAGTAAAAAAGGCGGTTCAAGAACAATTCGGAAGAAACGCCGAACAGTATGTCCAAAGTCAGTCACACGCGAAAGGTGATGATTTGGACCTGTTAGTGGACTGGATGCAACCACAAAGCAATTGGACCGTCCTCGACATTGCAACAGGCGGGGGACATGTAGCGCGCAAATTATCTTCCCATGTGGAGCTTGTAGTAGCAACGGATTTGACCCGCCCCATGCTCGAGGCGGCGAGCCGTGCGAATCGGATAGCGGAAGCAGAGCATATCCTTTACGTGCAGGCCGATGCGGAAGGTCTTCCTTTTCTTGATGAGTCTTTTGACGCTGTGACTTGTCGAATTGCTGCTCATCATTTTCCCGATCCAGAAGCTTTTATCGGTGAAGTGAGTCGTGTTTTGCGGCCAGGGGGAAACTTCTTACTCATTGATAATGTTGCACCAGACGATTCTGACCTTGCTGAATTTATGAATCAGATCGAAAAGCTGCGTGATCCAAGCCATGTACGCTGTCTATCTGCGAGCGAATGGCGTAGTCTGATGGATAGGCATGGGTTAGTCGGCAGGATGCAGCGGCACCGAACCAAGAAATTTGGATTCCCGCAATGGGTGAAGCGTACCTCGGAGTCGGAGCAACAAGAGCAAACGGTCGAAAACGCTTTGTTACTTGCGACAGACAAACAAAAAGACTATCTGGATATGAAAATAGAAAATGGCAGGGTGCTTACTCATCAGATTGAGGAGTGGATGGTGCTCTGCACGAAAACGAGAGGGGATCAGTAA
- a CDS encoding VOC family protein has translation MSYAFEWVGIDHVQLAAPAGCEEEARRFFGDLLGMTEVPKPEKLKVRGGVWFQCGPQMIHIGVESAFQPAKKAHPAFLVHQIERLMGHLQEKGISIRIDDEIPGLIRFFTEDPFGNRLEFMEAK, from the coding sequence ATGAGCTACGCATTTGAGTGGGTAGGTATCGATCATGTCCAATTGGCGGCACCCGCTGGTTGCGAAGAGGAAGCACGCCGATTCTTTGGAGATCTACTGGGAATGACAGAAGTGCCGAAGCCTGAGAAACTAAAAGTGCGCGGAGGTGTCTGGTTTCAATGTGGTCCACAAATGATCCACATCGGTGTCGAGTCAGCTTTTCAGCCAGCCAAGAAAGCCCATCCAGCTTTTTTGGTTCACCAGATTGAACGTTTGATGGGCCACCTGCAGGAGAAAGGTATCTCGATCCGAATTGATGATGAAATCCCTGGATTGATCCGATTTTTTACGGAAGATCCATTCGGCAATCGACTGGAATTTATGGAGGCGAAATAA
- a CDS encoding class I SAM-dependent methyltransferase produces the protein MGIDFHAEENQSSYIGRTADETWRKAMRTIVDPQGKKVMDIGCGGGIYCKAWVEMGAESVIGADFSEVMLKAAWDNCHEDRRISFIRRAAHATGLPAGSTDIVFARALIHHLPELDPFFEEAYRLLAPGGICIIQDRTMTDVLMPASPTHFRGYFLEQFPQLLVKESRRRPEDGVVQETMQKNGFVQISARGFWEVRRTYDQWADLEADLLARTGRSILHELSDKELRQLVTRIGEKVSDQQIIEEQDHWTIWIGVKA, from the coding sequence ATGGGCATCGATTTTCACGCGGAAGAGAATCAGAGCTCGTACATAGGCCGAACTGCAGACGAAACCTGGCGTAAAGCCATGCGTACTATTGTCGATCCACAAGGGAAAAAAGTGATGGACATCGGATGTGGCGGAGGAATCTACTGCAAAGCCTGGGTGGAGATGGGCGCTGAATCAGTCATCGGTGCTGATTTTTCCGAGGTCATGCTAAAAGCTGCTTGGGACAATTGCCATGAGGACAGGCGAATTTCTTTTATCCGCAGAGCTGCTCACGCCACAGGACTACCAGCTGGCAGTACGGACATTGTCTTTGCTCGTGCTTTGATCCATCATTTACCTGAGTTAGATCCTTTTTTTGAAGAAGCTTATCGTTTGCTGGCGCCGGGTGGAATCTGCATCATTCAAGACCGAACGATGACGGATGTCCTCATGCCTGCTTCTCCTACTCATTTCCGTGGGTATTTCTTGGAACAATTTCCACAGCTTCTGGTCAAAGAGTCGAGAAGGAGACCAGAGGATGGAGTCGTTCAAGAAACGATGCAAAAAAATGGTTTTGTCCAGATTAGTGCCCGCGGGTTTTGGGAAGTGCGTCGTACGTACGATCAATGGGCGGACTTGGAAGCAGACTTGCTCGCTCGTACAGGACGTTCGATCTTGCACGAGCTCTCCGATAAGGAATTGCGGCAGCTCGTTACGCGAATCGGGGAAAAGGTTTCGGATCAACAAATAATCGAGGAACAGGACCACTGGACAATTTGGATAGGAGTAAAGGCTTGA
- a CDS encoding DUF2759 family protein, with protein MKVILFDFLMFIFTFFIAWGCISSFKAKNKFAIGFGVVSLVVFLFADGLIIYYATKAAA; from the coding sequence ATGAAAGTGATTTTGTTTGATTTCCTCATGTTTATTTTCACCTTCTTCATCGCTTGGGGCTGTATCAGTTCATTTAAAGCGAAAAACAAGTTTGCTATCGGCTTTGGCGTCGTATCCTTGGTGGTATTCCTTTTTGCCGATGGTCTGATCATTTACTACGCAACGAAAGCGGCAGCGTAG
- the steA gene encoding putative cytokinetic ring protein SteA → MAEVEQVIKRKKPDVFSCTAVIMADRKTKQLCKKLHSDHIALIDHADVDEMAARSLLEAGVQVVINLSSYMTGHYPAEGARRLLMDGISLYEVPANLYDAQFIERLNGCLASIEDNQLTVYTKQGDKQLIPLQIVTAEYIQAKWQEANDSLDETLSRFIDNTLQYASREKDLFLKPLYPLSLRTKMDNRHVVVVVRGKHYREDLQTLHAYIREYRPVLIGVDGGADALMHAGYIPDLIVGDMDSVSDKALQCGAEIVVHAFANGRAPGQVRMNHLGVSYHLLPAPGTSEDVAMLLAYEENAQLIVTIGTHTNMIDFLEKGRKGMASTLLVRTKIGTKLIDAKGVNQLYQPRWSWKLWGWCLAAMLTPIGAALVINPVARHAAQMLWTQWRIWAF, encoded by the coding sequence ATGGCGGAGGTGGAACAGGTGATCAAGCGAAAAAAACCTGATGTCTTTTCGTGTACAGCAGTCATCATGGCGGATCGCAAGACCAAACAACTGTGCAAAAAACTCCACTCCGACCACATCGCACTCATTGATCATGCAGATGTCGATGAAATGGCCGCCAGATCTTTGCTGGAAGCGGGTGTACAGGTCGTCATCAACTTGTCTTCCTACATGACGGGACATTATCCGGCAGAAGGAGCTCGCAGACTTTTGATGGACGGAATTAGCCTGTATGAAGTACCTGCCAACCTGTATGATGCACAATTCATAGAACGACTAAATGGTTGCCTGGCGTCGATTGAAGACAATCAGTTGACAGTATACACCAAGCAGGGAGACAAACAACTCATTCCTTTGCAGATCGTTACGGCGGAATATATTCAAGCGAAGTGGCAGGAGGCAAATGACTCGCTTGATGAGACGCTCTCTCGCTTTATCGACAATACTCTTCAGTATGCTAGTCGGGAAAAGGATCTTTTCCTAAAGCCGTTGTATCCACTATCATTGCGCACGAAAATGGATAATCGGCATGTCGTGGTAGTCGTCCGCGGGAAGCATTACCGGGAGGATCTGCAGACGCTTCATGCTTACATACGTGAGTATCGCCCGGTGTTGATTGGGGTGGATGGCGGTGCAGATGCATTGATGCATGCCGGGTACATCCCAGATTTGATTGTGGGAGACATGGACAGTGTTTCCGACAAAGCCCTGCAATGCGGAGCGGAGATTGTTGTTCATGCATTTGCGAATGGTCGTGCGCCCGGACAAGTTCGAATGAATCACCTAGGGGTGTCCTATCACTTGCTGCCGGCACCGGGTACAAGTGAAGATGTGGCGATGCTCTTGGCTTACGAGGAGAACGCACAGCTGATCGTAACGATCGGAACGCATACGAATATGATCGATTTTCTAGAAAAAGGGCGCAAAGGAATGGCGAGCACGCTTTTGGTCCGAACCAAGATCGGGACGAAGTTGATCGATGCCAAGGGAGTCAATCAGCTTTATCAGCCGAGGTGGTCGTGGAAACTATGGGGGTGGTGCTTGGCAGCCATGCTGACACCCATCGGAGCAGCACTCGTGATCAATCCGGTAGCCCGTCACGCTGCGCAAATGCTCTGGACACAATGGCGCATTTGGGCATTTTAG
- a CDS encoding copper transporter, which translates to MIHFRYHLLSLTAVFFALGVGILLGGMAGHSWFTVGEQEVLAKMEAKYDRALKSNNELKQQMNRLLMEVERSNEEVIHLMAMRYSHDLSGSKVFVWNQPDLKLAPIKQLLQSVGVDVLPYQEGATVENGLLLVFAHEEPEWVSGLPAPRRWLRIEQVPDSPAKQWALLDKVQKLLTEMRLEHEKS; encoded by the coding sequence ATGATTCACTTTCGATATCACCTGCTATCACTCACGGCTGTCTTCTTTGCATTGGGTGTTGGGATTCTTCTTGGAGGAATGGCTGGGCATTCCTGGTTTACAGTGGGAGAGCAGGAAGTCCTCGCGAAGATGGAGGCCAAATACGATCGAGCTCTAAAAAGCAATAATGAGCTCAAGCAACAGATGAACCGTTTGCTCATGGAAGTGGAGCGCAGCAATGAAGAAGTCATTCACCTCATGGCGATGCGTTATTCTCACGATTTGTCAGGCAGTAAGGTGTTTGTCTGGAACCAGCCCGATCTAAAGCTGGCACCTATCAAACAGCTACTACAATCCGTAGGAGTCGATGTACTGCCTTATCAGGAAGGTGCTACGGTAGAAAATGGTCTACTTCTTGTGTTTGCCCATGAGGAGCCAGAGTGGGTATCAGGATTGCCTGCACCGCGTCGCTGGCTGCGGATCGAACAAGTGCCTGACTCACCTGCAAAACAGTGGGCGCTACTGGACAAAGTACAAAAATTGTTGACCGAAATGAGGTTGGAACATGAAAAAAGTTAG
- a CDS encoding glycosyltransferase family 2 protein has protein sequence MKKVSVVIPAYNEVDAIGATLRAIRERFFCQELIVVDDGSVDGTGELAKKWADLVVQFPVNRGKGTALQTGWQLAKGDVVMLLDGDLRESAAEAAHLLSPVLDGACDMAVAVLPPPRTKAGMGLAKGLAHHGIRMLTGFETAAPLSGQRAMRREILQQMGKLDKGFGVEVGLTVDALRAGYRVMEVPVLFSHRETGNDWSGYCHRGKEFVAISRTLCRKWWEGHRWSRNGL, from the coding sequence ATGAAAAAAGTTAGCGTGGTCATTCCAGCCTACAATGAAGTTGATGCAATTGGTGCTACACTTCGTGCCATCCGGGAACGATTTTTCTGTCAGGAGTTGATCGTTGTAGATGATGGCAGTGTAGACGGGACGGGTGAACTGGCGAAAAAATGGGCGGATCTCGTCGTTCAATTTCCTGTGAATCGTGGGAAGGGAACTGCTTTGCAGACAGGCTGGCAGCTCGCAAAAGGTGACGTCGTGATGCTCCTCGATGGAGATCTTCGCGAAAGTGCAGCGGAGGCAGCTCATTTACTTTCCCCAGTCCTGGATGGAGCGTGTGATATGGCGGTGGCTGTGCTGCCTCCACCTCGGACAAAAGCAGGGATGGGTTTGGCAAAAGGACTGGCGCACCACGGAATCCGAATGCTGACAGGGTTTGAGACCGCAGCTCCGTTATCTGGACAGCGAGCAATGCGTCGCGAAATTTTGCAGCAGATGGGCAAGCTCGACAAAGGCTTTGGGGTAGAGGTAGGGTTGACTGTCGATGCACTGCGGGCAGGGTATCGCGTGATGGAAGTTCCCGTATTGTTTTCACACCGAGAGACCGGAAATGATTGGTCCGGATATTGCCATAGGGGGAAAGAATTCGTTGCGATCAGCCGAACGCTTTGTCGCAAATGGTGGGAGGGACACAGATGGAGTCGCAATGGCTTGTAG
- a CDS encoding DUF2627 domain-containing protein has translation MIVQKVIALLIMVIPAAIAMYGIKLIRDAFFYSVSSEVGFLWGKLIMGVLCFAIPVLFIAGFILHHERKKNRVQPRFMIPEPDEDE, from the coding sequence TTGATCGTTCAGAAAGTGATCGCACTTCTGATCATGGTGATTCCGGCTGCAATCGCCATGTACGGAATCAAACTGATCCGAGATGCGTTCTTTTATTCCGTTTCCTCTGAAGTTGGCTTTTTATGGGGAAAGCTCATTATGGGCGTTCTGTGCTTTGCCATCCCCGTTCTGTTTATCGCTGGGTTCATTTTGCACCATGAACGAAAAAAAAATCGGGTACAACCACGCTTCATGATCCCGGAGCCAGACGAAGACGAGTAG
- a CDS encoding sigma 54-interacting transcriptional regulator, which yields MHKLLIVGAGRGGTALLRMLNQMERIEIVAVVDHRPDAPGLELARSFGIKTDIDYRPYLNVDLDVILEATGDLGEYKHLRHLKQDKTVLIPGTFTRIVMKLIRERDKLIAVMMQSGRERETMLDSTHDAIIGVNRQGIITLFNKAAERLMGIEASEVLDTKVTERIPNTRLHIVLETGSPELNQEQILPNQTRIITNRVPVRNERGEVVGAVAIFRDITEIMALAEEVTDLKELQSMLQAIIDSSDEAISVVDKNGNGLLINPAYTRLTGLSPDDIIGKPATVDISEGESMHMQVLKTKKPVRGVPMKLGPKRKDVVVNVAPVMVDGELKGSVGVIHDVSEFKRLTEELEKARRIIRTLEAKYSFADIIGYSEPMRAAIEQAQKAALTPATVLLRGESGTGKELFAHAIHNASERKYNQFIRVNCAAISESLLESELFGYEEGAFTGARRGGKRGLFEEASGGTIFLDEIGELSMSMQVMLLRVLQEREVVRVGGTKPIAIDVRVITATHVNLESAISAGKFREDLYYRLHVVPIQIPPLRQRLEDIKPLSMHLLRKYNLEYGRNVEEIDEQALQLLLSYHWPGNVRELENVLGRAMIHMRINERIILPEYLPPLDRRLAATGTDTRTSTSSTGKTLKEAVEEAERQHILQELSAAGGNRTLAAKRLDISIRSLYYKLEKLGMMEDHS from the coding sequence ATGCACAAGCTGCTCATCGTTGGTGCCGGACGTGGTGGAACTGCACTCCTGCGTATGTTGAATCAAATGGAACGCATCGAGATCGTTGCCGTCGTCGACCATCGACCTGACGCCCCAGGTCTCGAGCTGGCACGCTCCTTTGGTATTAAGACGGATATCGATTACCGCCCTTATCTGAATGTCGATCTCGACGTCATCCTGGAAGCGACTGGGGATTTGGGTGAGTACAAGCATCTGCGCCATCTCAAGCAGGACAAGACTGTGCTTATCCCGGGTACTTTTACCCGCATCGTGATGAAGCTGATACGAGAAAGAGACAAGCTGATCGCTGTCATGATGCAAAGCGGACGGGAAAGAGAAACGATGCTTGATTCCACGCATGATGCGATCATCGGAGTGAATCGGCAAGGGATCATCACACTGTTTAACAAGGCAGCAGAGCGTTTGATGGGCATCGAAGCAAGCGAAGTGTTGGATACAAAAGTAACGGAACGTATACCCAACACTCGGTTACATATCGTATTAGAGACAGGCTCTCCAGAATTGAATCAAGAGCAGATATTGCCCAATCAGACACGTATTATTACAAACCGCGTCCCCGTGCGAAATGAGCGGGGAGAAGTAGTAGGTGCTGTCGCGATCTTTCGGGACATAACTGAAATTATGGCACTCGCGGAAGAAGTAACGGATTTAAAAGAGCTGCAAAGCATGCTTCAAGCCATCATCGACTCATCGGATGAAGCGATTTCGGTGGTAGACAAGAACGGGAACGGCTTGTTGATCAATCCTGCATATACGAGGCTCACAGGTCTATCCCCCGACGACATTATCGGAAAGCCTGCCACCGTTGATATTTCCGAAGGCGAAAGCATGCATATGCAAGTATTAAAAACGAAGAAGCCTGTCCGCGGTGTGCCAATGAAGCTCGGACCTAAACGGAAGGACGTCGTCGTAAATGTAGCGCCGGTCATGGTTGATGGTGAACTAAAGGGGAGCGTCGGAGTCATTCACGATGTGTCCGAGTTCAAGCGCTTGACCGAAGAGCTGGAAAAAGCACGCCGCATTATTCGCACGCTGGAGGCGAAATATAGCTTTGCAGACATTATTGGGTATAGCGAGCCTATGCGTGCGGCGATTGAGCAAGCCCAAAAAGCAGCTTTGACACCGGCGACAGTTTTGCTGAGGGGAGAGTCGGGTACAGGGAAGGAACTGTTTGCCCACGCGATCCACAATGCGAGCGAACGCAAATACAATCAGTTTATCCGCGTCAATTGCGCTGCTATTTCGGAGAGCTTGCTGGAGAGCGAGCTTTTTGGCTACGAAGAAGGAGCGTTTACCGGGGCCCGCAGGGGAGGCAAGCGTGGACTCTTTGAAGAAGCGAGCGGCGGTACTATCTTTTTGGACGAAATTGGTGAGCTTTCTATGAGCATGCAAGTCATGCTTCTTCGTGTCTTGCAAGAACGGGAAGTCGTTCGTGTCGGCGGTACCAAACCGATCGCGATCGATGTGCGAGTCATCACTGCGACACATGTGAATTTGGAATCTGCGATCAGCGCTGGGAAGTTTCGTGAGGACCTGTACTACCGCCTCCATGTCGTTCCCATTCAAATTCCTCCGCTCAGACAGCGTTTGGAGGATATCAAACCGTTATCGATGCACCTCTTACGGAAGTACAACCTGGAATATGGGCGAAACGTCGAAGAAATTGACGAGCAGGCACTGCAGCTTCTGCTTTCCTATCATTGGCCAGGAAACGTACGGGAGCTGGAAAATGTGCTGGGTAGAGCGATGATCCATATGCGGATAAATGAACGCATCATCTTGCCAGAGTATTTGCCACCCTTGGATCGCAGGCTCGCTGCAACAGGGACCGATACACGGACCAGCACGAGTTCCACGGGTAAAACCTTGAAGGAAGCCGTAGAAGAAGCCGAACGCCAGCATATATTGCAGGAGCTCTCGGCGGCTGGTGGTAATCGGACCTTGGCAGCAAAACGCTTGGACATCTCTATTCGCAGTCTTTACTACAAGCTGGAGAAGCTAGGGATGATGGAAGATCATAGCTAA